A single region of the Rhodococcus sp. W8901 genome encodes:
- a CDS encoding cutinase family protein produces MTVSGRGTRKSGKNRGRRRFGIVAIVAALLVLVLVLLAIWYLLAGRVPSPVPPTPPGPTPPSAQPADCPDVQVISVPGTWESSVGDDPHNPTANPASLMLNVTRPLRESFSPQRADVYTVPYVAQFSNPIALPPDGQESYNNSRAAGTEATIDVMERRYAECPLTTYVLAGFSQGAVIAGDVAARIGAGDGPVPADLVLGVGLIADGRRDPAAAPTVGPPVAGVGAELALSGLKLPGITMTGPRPGGFGALSDRALQICAPSDGICDAPAEALKVGNWLSSASRLGEYYNNPVHALYNSFVVDGNGTTATQWITNWATEKIEAAPTPAHE; encoded by the coding sequence ATGACTGTGAGCGGACGCGGGACGCGTAAGTCGGGGAAGAATCGGGGACGTAGGCGGTTCGGGATCGTCGCCATCGTGGCGGCACTCCTCGTGCTGGTCCTCGTGCTGTTGGCGATCTGGTATCTGCTGGCGGGGCGCGTGCCCTCGCCGGTACCGCCGACGCCTCCGGGGCCGACGCCGCCCAGCGCGCAACCGGCCGACTGCCCGGATGTCCAGGTGATCTCGGTTCCGGGTACGTGGGAGTCGAGTGTCGGCGACGACCCGCACAACCCGACCGCGAATCCCGCGTCGCTCATGCTCAACGTCACCCGGCCGCTGCGGGAGAGCTTCTCTCCGCAGCGTGCCGACGTGTACACCGTCCCGTACGTCGCGCAGTTCTCCAATCCGATCGCGCTCCCGCCGGATGGTCAGGAGTCGTACAACAATTCCCGGGCCGCAGGTACCGAGGCCACCATCGACGTCATGGAGCGCCGGTACGCCGAATGCCCGCTCACGACGTACGTGCTGGCGGGCTTCTCGCAGGGCGCGGTCATCGCGGGCGACGTCGCGGCGCGGATCGGGGCCGGCGACGGGCCGGTGCCCGCGGACCTGGTGCTGGGCGTCGGCCTCATCGCGGACGGCCGGCGGGATCCGGCGGCGGCACCCACCGTCGGGCCGCCGGTCGCCGGTGTCGGCGCCGAACTGGCGCTCTCCGGGCTCAAACTTCCCGGCATCACGATGACCGGCCCGCGGCCCGGCGGGTTCGGCGCGCTCTCGGACCGGGCGTTGCAGATCTGCGCGCCCAGCGACGGAATCTGCGATGCCCCTGCCGAAGCGCTCAAGGTCGGAAACTGGCTCAGCAGTGCGTCGCGTCTCGGCGAGTACTACAACAATCCTGTTCACGCGCTGTACAACTCGTTCGTCGTCGACGGAAACGGGACCACCGCGACGCAGTGGATCACGAACTGGGCGACCGAGAAGATCGAAGCGGCTCCGACGCCTGCGCACGAGTAG
- a CDS encoding LLM class F420-dependent oxidoreductase, which translates to MSSTDDSGIRVPRKFRFAAGGEGNAEEGGARRFVKLAQKAEELGYDSFMIPDHLGNQVGPIAALGALSIATDKIRLGTAVLANGFRHPAVLAKDAATIDVLSGGRLELGIGAGWMKEEFDKGGIEYERPGVRIAKLEESLQILDTLLRGQECNFEGEHYRISGLKGSPRPRQGPRPPIAVGGGGPKMLALAAKYADIISVATPTNAEGRLLLSGITMENTIARVERIRDAAGDRFDDIELNWTITMILITDDREQAAEMALAALDQGFPPNIEVDVKLSVEEILNSPYLAIGSYDEIADQIRNVREKTSMSYVGVFPTQMEAFAPVIPLLRGE; encoded by the coding sequence ATGAGTTCCACCGACGACTCGGGTATCCGAGTGCCGCGTAAGTTCCGGTTCGCGGCCGGTGGCGAGGGGAACGCCGAGGAAGGCGGTGCCCGTCGATTCGTCAAGCTGGCGCAGAAGGCCGAGGAACTGGGCTACGACAGCTTCATGATCCCGGACCATCTGGGCAACCAGGTCGGACCGATCGCCGCGCTCGGCGCGCTCTCGATCGCCACGGACAAGATCCGGCTGGGCACGGCTGTCCTCGCCAACGGCTTCCGTCATCCCGCGGTCCTCGCGAAGGACGCGGCCACCATTGACGTCCTGTCGGGTGGTCGCCTCGAGCTCGGCATCGGTGCCGGGTGGATGAAGGAAGAGTTCGACAAGGGCGGCATCGAGTACGAACGCCCCGGTGTCCGAATTGCGAAACTCGAAGAGTCCCTGCAGATTCTGGACACGCTGCTGCGTGGCCAGGAGTGCAACTTCGAGGGCGAGCACTACCGGATCAGTGGTCTCAAGGGCAGCCCGCGCCCGCGACAGGGCCCGCGCCCGCCGATCGCGGTCGGTGGCGGTGGACCGAAGATGCTGGCGCTGGCGGCCAAGTACGCCGACATCATCTCCGTGGCCACCCCGACCAATGCGGAGGGCCGGCTGCTGCTGTCGGGCATCACGATGGAGAACACCATCGCCCGCGTCGAGCGGATCCGGGACGCCGCGGGTGATCGCTTCGACGACATCGAGCTGAACTGGACCATCACGATGATCCTCATCACGGATGACCGTGAGCAGGCGGCGGAGATGGCACTGGCCGCCCTCGATCAGGGATTCCCCCCGAACATCGAGGTAGACGTCAAATTGTCGGTCGAGGAGATCCTGAACTCGCCGTACCTGGCGATCGGGTCGTACGACGAGATCGCGGATCAGATCCGTAACGTACGCGAGAAGACGTCGATGTCATATGTGGGTGTGTTCCCGACTCAGATGGAAGCTTTCGCGCCGGTGATCCCATTGCTCCGAGGCGAATAG
- the fadD32 gene encoding long-chain-fatty-acid--AMP ligase FadD32, producing MNAMFDDYLDEQGHIRLTPGHTLIDYVDEHTRNNAGELVYRYVDYSRERDGEAHELTWGQFGLRLRAVAARLQQVTEFGDRVAILAPQGLDYVISFFAAIHAGRIAVPLFDPDEPGHTDRLHAVLGDCEPAAILTATSSAAGVRQFFRALPAAKRPRIIAVDAIPDSVGDTWVRPDVGLDDIAYLQYTSGSTRTPAGVEITHRGVATNVLQMVDSLGLSEHSRGVTWLPLYHDMGLLTVILPALGGQYITIMSPRAFVARPYRWIKELAAIADGAGTYAAAPNFAFEHAAVRGLPKDGEHLDLSNVIGLINGSEPVTVSSMRKFNEAFAPYGLPKTAIKPSYGMAEATLFVSTTHPSDEAKVMYVDRDALNNGRMVQVDQDAPGAVAQVACGAISRSQWATIVDPDTASERPDGYVGEIWLHGDNIGQGYWGREQETAETFHNKLLERLPENTHAAGAPDDANWLRTGDYGVFVDGELYITGRVKDLVIVDGRNHYPQDLEYSAQEASAALRPGFVAAFAVPANQLPAVVFENSHSGLEFDQDDASEQLVIVAERAPGAGKADPQPVADAVRAAISSRHGVTARDVLLVPAGSIPRTSSGKLARRACKASYIEGTLRGGHAQTAFPDSVSD from the coding sequence ATGAACGCAATGTTCGACGACTACCTCGACGAACAGGGCCACATCCGGCTCACGCCGGGTCACACGCTGATCGACTATGTCGACGAGCACACGCGCAACAATGCGGGCGAACTGGTGTACCGGTACGTCGACTACTCGCGTGAGCGTGACGGTGAGGCCCACGAGCTGACGTGGGGTCAGTTCGGTCTGCGTCTACGCGCTGTGGCGGCGCGATTGCAGCAGGTCACCGAATTCGGTGACCGCGTCGCGATCCTCGCTCCGCAGGGCCTCGACTACGTCATCTCGTTCTTCGCGGCGATCCATGCCGGCCGTATCGCGGTCCCGCTGTTCGACCCGGACGAGCCCGGCCACACCGACCGACTGCACGCGGTCCTCGGCGACTGCGAGCCGGCCGCGATCCTCACCGCGACGTCGTCCGCTGCAGGTGTGCGCCAGTTCTTCCGCGCGCTGCCCGCCGCGAAGCGCCCCCGGATCATCGCCGTCGACGCGATCCCGGACAGCGTCGGCGACACGTGGGTCCGCCCGGACGTCGGTCTCGACGACATCGCGTACCTGCAGTACACGTCCGGCTCCACCCGCACCCCCGCGGGCGTCGAGATCACGCACCGTGGTGTCGCCACCAACGTGCTGCAGATGGTCGACTCCCTCGGGCTCAGTGAGCACTCGCGTGGCGTCACGTGGCTGCCGCTCTACCACGACATGGGTCTGCTGACCGTGATCCTGCCTGCGCTGGGCGGGCAGTACATCACGATCATGAGCCCCCGCGCGTTCGTGGCGCGTCCGTACCGCTGGATCAAGGAACTCGCGGCGATCGCCGACGGTGCCGGCACGTACGCGGCCGCGCCGAACTTCGCGTTCGAGCACGCCGCGGTGCGCGGTCTGCCGAAGGACGGCGAGCACCTCGACCTGAGCAACGTCATCGGCCTGATCAACGGCAGCGAGCCGGTCACGGTGTCGTCGATGCGCAAGTTCAACGAGGCGTTCGCGCCGTACGGCCTGCCCAAGACGGCGATCAAGCCGTCGTACGGCATGGCGGAGGCCACGCTGTTCGTGTCCACGACGCATCCGTCGGACGAGGCCAAGGTCATGTACGTCGACCGCGACGCGCTCAACAACGGCCGCATGGTCCAGGTCGACCAGGACGCTCCGGGCGCTGTCGCGCAGGTGGCGTGCGGTGCCATCTCGCGCAGCCAGTGGGCCACGATCGTCGATCCCGACACCGCGTCCGAGCGCCCCGACGGCTACGTCGGCGAGATCTGGCTGCACGGCGACAACATCGGCCAGGGCTACTGGGGTCGTGAGCAGGAGACTGCCGAGACCTTCCACAACAAGCTGCTCGAGCGGTTGCCGGAGAACACGCACGCTGCGGGCGCGCCCGACGACGCCAACTGGCTGCGCACCGGCGACTACGGCGTCTTCGTCGACGGCGAGCTGTACATCACCGGTCGCGTCAAGGACCTGGTGATCGTCGACGGTCGCAACCACTACCCGCAGGACCTCGAGTACTCGGCGCAGGAGGCCAGCGCCGCTCTGCGCCCCGGCTTCGTCGCCGCGTTCGCCGTGCCGGCCAACCAGCTTCCGGCGGTCGTGTTCGAGAACTCCCACTCGGGTCTGGAGTTCGACCAGGACGACGCGTCCGAGCAGCTGGTCATCGTCGCGGAACGGGCGCCGGGTGCCGGCAAGGCCGATCCGCAGCCCGTCGCCGACGCGGTCCGTGCCGCCATTTCGTCGCGTCACGGCGTCACCGCGCGTGACGTGCTGCTGGTGCCGGCCGGTTCGATTCCGCGTACGTCCAGCGGCAAGCTGGCGCGCCGGGCCTGCAAGGCGAGCTACATCGAGGGAACGCTGCGTGGCGGTCACGCCCAGACCGCTTTCCCCGATAGCGTTTCCGACTAG
- the pks13 gene encoding polyketide synthase Pks13 (Pks13 is a key enzyme in mycolic acid biosynthesis.): protein MTVAQLREWLRKWIAEATGQPVASISDDRPLEEFGLSSRDAVALSGEIEDLVGVTLSATIVYQHPTIASLATRIIEGEPELPAEAEDASYYRGGFPAGQSHDIAIVGLATRFPGAGHTPQEMWKLLIEGRDAVTDLPEGRWAEFMADPYVAAAVEKAATKGGYLDDVQGFDAEFFAMSPLEVQNVDPQQRLALELTWEALEHAHIPASALKGREVGVFLGSSANDYQLLAVSDPVSAHPYALTGTSTAIVANRVSYFYDFRGPSVALDTACSSSLVAVHQAVRSLRSGESEIALAGGVNMLLAPPATLGFDEGGILTADGKIKAFSSDANGIVRAEGGGVVVLKRLEDAERDGDSILAVIAGTAVNQDGRSNGLLAPNPDAQADCLRHAYHDAGIAPTGVDYIEAHGTGTILGDPIEADALGRVVGRGRDDDKPALLGSAKTNFGHLEAAAGAAGLIKVVLAMREDVIPASLNYAGPNPYIQFDKAHLQVIPEATAWPRYTGKAVAGVSGFGFGGTNAHVVVREYTGPAAVADADAAPVDLDHENTTIEAEAERMLAEAAESVGLSDATETAVVLAVSASLPSRRRRAAEDLANWLETEEGSRTPLADVARTLAKRSHGRSRAVVIAKTRAEAVTGLRAVAAGKPAPGVLSADAPASKGPVWVFSGFGSQHRKMAKQLYLENAVFAAAIDEVDALIEDEAGYSMKEKFLDDSVDYDVETSQVGIFAIQVGLAQTLRHHGADPAALVGHSMGEAAAAFVSGGLSLEDAVRVICSRSRLMGEAEGLLEGDDIRLMALVEYTADEIEKVLPDFPHLEVCVYAAPTHTVIGGPEPEVNAIVARAEAEEKMARVLKTKGASHTSQVDPLLGELAAELAGIEPHTLKVGQYSSVDQDTFYPAGHAPIHPVEYWTKGLRHSVYFTNAVKAAVDAGHTTFVELAPNPVTLMSVAATAWAAGVADTQLIQTLKRKEDEPLGVLTALAQLYVHGHAVDLPSLLPAGDYADLPRTAFLRKRHWIDARVSSAGNTRVPGAHVALPDGRHAWEVQASAVSDLNALVTAAASQLFADVALTGAVAHGEVPSTGTLTTTLVPHLGGASVQVHGKAGNAFALVYDAVVSSGEALPEPALAAVAAPTTVSDQVQDEVVETFGDRWDPSSSQSLEDRLTIIVAESMGYAPEDLPGEIPLVELGLDSLMAVRIKNRVEYEFDIPQLQLAAVKDASMQDVAKYLHYAVENREEVAALAAQQQAEKEAGETVSAAVPELPDAAEVEDAPAESGDVDVPPRDAAERLTFASWAVVTGKSAKSIFATLPILDDESAEKLAARLTERSGGEITVDDVLDAETIEQLAETVRQHLEDGLKIDGLVRTLRPRAEGSDAVPVFVFHPAGGSTVAYEPLLKRLPADTPMFGLERVEGPIDERAAAYVPLLREIQGDGPYVLAGWSLGGVLAYAVARQLREQGADVRIVGLIDTVMAGEKVEDTPDEIRARWQRYAAFAKKTYGVDAPLPFDRLAEAGSDEEQIGILMDLLKLSGAKIPGGIIEHQRTSWLDNRAIQTADPQQYDGDVVLYMADKYHDDAINLEPSFGTRQPDGGWGEVAENLEVVYIGGDHIQIVDEPYISKVGADLSNKLAEIEKRSN, encoded by the coding sequence ATGACGGTCGCGCAGCTGCGCGAATGGCTGCGTAAGTGGATCGCGGAGGCCACCGGGCAACCGGTCGCTTCGATATCCGACGATCGACCGCTGGAGGAGTTCGGGCTCTCCTCCCGCGACGCGGTCGCGCTGTCGGGCGAGATCGAGGATCTGGTGGGCGTCACGCTCTCCGCGACGATCGTCTACCAGCATCCGACCATCGCCTCGTTGGCCACCCGCATCATCGAGGGCGAGCCGGAGCTGCCCGCGGAGGCCGAGGACGCCTCGTACTATCGCGGTGGCTTCCCGGCCGGGCAGTCCCACGACATCGCGATCGTCGGTTTGGCGACGCGGTTCCCGGGCGCCGGGCACACCCCGCAGGAGATGTGGAAGCTGCTGATCGAGGGCCGCGACGCGGTCACCGATCTGCCGGAGGGCCGCTGGGCCGAGTTCATGGCCGATCCGTACGTGGCGGCGGCCGTGGAGAAGGCCGCCACCAAGGGCGGCTATCTCGACGACGTGCAGGGCTTCGACGCGGAGTTCTTCGCGATGTCGCCGCTCGAGGTCCAGAACGTCGACCCGCAGCAGCGCCTCGCGCTGGAGCTGACGTGGGAGGCGCTCGAGCACGCGCACATTCCGGCGAGCGCGCTCAAGGGCCGCGAGGTCGGTGTGTTCCTCGGCTCGTCGGCCAACGACTACCAGTTGCTCGCGGTGAGCGATCCGGTGTCGGCGCACCCGTATGCGCTCACCGGCACGTCCACCGCGATCGTCGCGAACCGTGTCTCGTACTTCTACGACTTCCGTGGCCCGTCGGTGGCGCTCGACACCGCGTGCTCGTCGTCGCTGGTCGCCGTCCATCAGGCGGTGCGCAGCCTGCGTTCCGGTGAGTCGGAGATCGCGCTGGCCGGTGGCGTCAACATGCTGCTCGCGCCGCCCGCGACCCTCGGCTTCGACGAGGGCGGCATCCTCACCGCGGACGGCAAGATCAAGGCGTTCTCGTCGGACGCGAACGGCATCGTCCGCGCTGAGGGTGGCGGCGTCGTCGTGCTCAAGCGTCTCGAGGACGCCGAGCGTGACGGCGATTCGATCCTCGCGGTCATCGCGGGCACCGCCGTCAACCAGGACGGCCGCTCCAACGGCCTGCTGGCGCCCAACCCGGACGCGCAGGCCGACTGCCTGCGACACGCGTACCACGATGCGGGGATCGCCCCGACCGGCGTCGACTACATCGAGGCGCACGGCACCGGCACCATCCTCGGCGACCCGATCGAGGCGGATGCCCTGGGCCGCGTCGTCGGGCGGGGGCGCGACGACGACAAGCCGGCGCTGCTCGGCTCGGCCAAGACCAACTTCGGTCACCTCGAGGCCGCCGCGGGCGCCGCGGGCCTGATCAAGGTTGTGCTCGCGATGCGTGAGGACGTCATCCCGGCGTCGCTCAACTACGCGGGCCCCAACCCGTACATCCAGTTCGACAAGGCGCACCTGCAGGTGATTCCGGAGGCCACCGCGTGGCCGCGGTACACCGGCAAGGCCGTCGCGGGCGTGTCCGGTTTCGGTTTCGGTGGCACCAACGCGCACGTCGTGGTCCGCGAGTACACCGGTCCCGCCGCGGTCGCCGACGCCGATGCGGCTCCCGTCGACCTCGACCACGAGAACACCACCATCGAGGCCGAGGCCGAGCGGATGCTCGCGGAGGCCGCCGAGTCGGTGGGCCTGTCGGATGCCACCGAGACGGCGGTCGTGCTCGCGGTGTCGGCGTCCCTGCCGTCCCGCCGTCGCCGCGCCGCGGAGGACCTCGCCAACTGGCTCGAGACGGAGGAGGGCAGCCGCACGCCGCTCGCCGACGTCGCGCGCACCCTCGCCAAGCGCAGCCACGGCCGCTCCCGTGCCGTCGTCATCGCCAAGACCCGCGCCGAGGCCGTCACCGGCCTGCGCGCCGTCGCCGCCGGCAAGCCCGCGCCGGGTGTGCTGTCCGCCGACGCACCCGCGTCGAAGGGCCCGGTCTGGGTGTTCTCGGGCTTCGGCTCGCAGCACCGCAAGATGGCCAAGCAGCTGTACCTCGAGAACGCGGTCTTCGCGGCCGCGATCGACGAGGTGGACGCGCTGATCGAGGACGAGGCCGGCTACTCCATGAAGGAGAAGTTCCTCGACGACTCGGTCGACTACGACGTCGAGACGTCGCAGGTCGGCATCTTCGCGATCCAGGTGGGTCTGGCGCAGACGCTGCGCCACCACGGCGCCGACCCGGCCGCACTCGTCGGCCACTCGATGGGCGAGGCCGCCGCCGCGTTCGTCTCGGGCGGCCTGTCGCTCGAGGACGCCGTCCGCGTGATCTGCTCGCGTTCGCGCCTGATGGGCGAGGCCGAGGGGCTGCTCGAGGGCGACGACATCCGCCTGATGGCGCTGGTCGAGTACACGGCCGACGAGATCGAGAAGGTCCTGCCGGACTTCCCGCATCTCGAGGTGTGCGTGTACGCGGCGCCGACCCACACCGTGATCGGTGGCCCCGAGCCCGAGGTGAACGCGATCGTCGCGCGCGCCGAGGCCGAGGAGAAGATGGCCCGGGTCCTCAAGACCAAGGGCGCCAGCCACACGTCGCAGGTCGATCCGCTGCTCGGTGAGCTCGCGGCCGAGTTGGCCGGTATCGAGCCGCACACGCTGAAGGTCGGCCAGTACTCGTCGGTCGACCAGGACACCTTCTACCCGGCCGGGCACGCCCCGATCCATCCGGTGGAGTACTGGACCAAGGGTCTGCGGCACAGCGTGTACTTCACCAACGCCGTCAAGGCCGCGGTCGACGCCGGACACACCACGTTCGTCGAGCTCGCGCCCAACCCGGTGACGCTGATGTCCGTCGCGGCCACCGCGTGGGCTGCCGGTGTCGCCGACACGCAGCTGATCCAGACGCTCAAGCGCAAGGAGGACGAGCCGCTCGGCGTGCTGACCGCCCTCGCGCAGCTGTACGTCCACGGGCATGCGGTGGATCTGCCGTCGCTGCTGCCCGCCGGCGACTACGCCGACCTGCCGCGCACCGCGTTCCTGCGCAAGCGGCACTGGATCGACGCGCGGGTGTCGTCGGCCGGCAACACCCGGGTCCCCGGCGCGCATGTCGCGCTGCCCGACGGCCGGCACGCGTGGGAGGTGCAGGCGTCCGCGGTCTCGGACCTGAACGCCCTGGTCACCGCCGCCGCGTCGCAGCTGTTCGCCGACGTCGCGCTCACCGGCGCCGTCGCGCACGGTGAGGTGCCGTCGACCGGAACCCTCACCACGACGCTGGTGCCGCACCTCGGTGGTGCGTCGGTGCAGGTGCATGGCAAGGCCGGCAACGCGTTCGCGCTGGTCTACGACGCCGTCGTGTCTTCGGGCGAGGCACTGCCGGAGCCCGCCCTCGCTGCCGTCGCCGCCCCGACCACCGTGTCGGACCAGGTGCAGGACGAGGTTGTCGAGACGTTCGGTGACCGGTGGGATCCGAGCAGCTCGCAGTCCCTCGAGGATCGGTTGACGATCATCGTCGCGGAGTCGATGGGTTACGCGCCGGAGGATCTGCCGGGGGAGATTCCGTTGGTGGAGCTGGGTCTGGACTCGCTGATGGCGGTGCGGATCAAGAACCGGGTCGAGTACGAGTTCGACATTCCGCAGTTGCAGCTGGCGGCCGTGAAGGACGCGAGCATGCAGGACGTCGCGAAGTACCTGCACTACGCGGTCGAGAACCGCGAGGAGGTCGCGGCCCTGGCCGCGCAGCAGCAGGCGGAGAAGGAGGCCGGGGAGACCGTTTCGGCGGCGGTCCCGGAGCTTCCGGATGCTGCCGAGGTCGAGGATGCTCCGGCCGAGTCCGGCGATGTCGATGTGCCGCCGCGTGATGCGGCCGAGCGTCTGACGTTCGCGTCGTGGGCGGTGGTGACGGGCAAGTCGGCGAAGAGCATCTTCGCGACGTTGCCGATCCTGGACGACGAGTCTGCCGAGAAGTTGGCGGCCCGTCTGACCGAGCGGTCCGGTGGCGAGATCACCGTCGACGACGTCCTCGACGCCGAGACCATCGAGCAGTTGGCCGAGACGGTGCGTCAGCATCTCGAGGACGGTCTGAAGATCGACGGTCTGGTGCGCACGTTGCGTCCCCGCGCCGAGGGTTCGGATGCGGTGCCGGTGTTCGTGTTCCATCCGGCGGGTGGTTCGACGGTGGCGTACGAGCCGCTGCTCAAGCGTCTGCCCGCGGACACCCCGATGTTCGGCCTGGAGCGGGTCGAGGGCCCGATCGACGAGCGCGCCGCGGCCTACGTGCCGCTGCTGCGCGAGATCCAGGGTGACGGCCCGTACGTGTTGGCAGGCTGGTCGCTCGGTGGCGTGCTCGCCTACGCGGTCGCCCGTCAGCTGCGCGAGCAGGGTGCCGACGTCCGGATCGTCGGACTGATCGACACCGTCATGGCCGGCGAGAAGGTCGAGGACACCCCCGACGAGATCCGGGCCCGCTGGCAGCGCTACGCGGCGTTCGCGAAGAAGACGTACGGCGTCGACGCGCCGCTGCCGTTCGATCGCCTCGCGGAGGCCGGCAGCGACGAGGAGCAGATCGGGATCCTCATGGATCTGCTGAAGCTGAGCGGCGCCAAGATCCCCGGCGGCATCATCGAACACCAGCGCACGTCGTGGCTCGACAACCGGGCCATCCAGACGGCGGACCCGCAGCAGTACGACGGCGACGTCGTGCTGTACATGGCGGACAAGTACCACGACGACGCGATCAACCTCGAGCCGTCGTTCGGGACGCGTCAGCCCGACGGCGGCTGGGGCGAGGTGGCGGAGAACCTGGAGGTCGTCTACATCGGTGGCGACCACATCCAGATCGTCGACGAGCCCTACATCTCCAAGGTCGGCGCGGACCTGTCGAACAAGCTGGCCGAGATCGAGAAGCGGAGCAACTGA
- a CDS encoding acyl-CoA carboxylase subunit beta: MSTTTAEKLAELHEKLELSKAPGNPKAIQKRKDKGLPTPRERIDMLLDPGTFVEMGQLARQPGDASNPYGDGVVTGHGLVDGRPVAVFAHDQTVFGGAAGEIFGRKVAAVNDFAIKIGCPVVGINESAGARIQDAVTSLAWYAEMGRRQEPLSGMCPQISIILGKCAGGAVYAPINTDIVIATEESYMFVTGPDVIKSVTGEDVSLDELGGARHQAEYGNIHHVAADEKAAFEYAREYLSYMPSSCTEKPPIINPGLEPEITEDDLSLDAFMPDADNAGYDMHDILIKIFDDGEFLEVRSQSAQNLITGFARVDGRPVGVVANQPMQLSGALDAAASDKGAHFVRVCNAYDIPLVFVVDTPGFLVGVEQEKVGVIKRGGRFLFAYVEATVPKVTVVVRKAYGGAYAVMGSKQLGADVNLAWPTARIAVMGAEGAVNLIGRKQIEAAGDNAPAVRAQLINFYNEHVATPYIAAERGYIDAVIEPSTTRLEIRKALTLLRDKTVFKNPRKHHLLPF; this comes from the coding sequence GTGAGCACCACCACCGCAGAAAAACTTGCGGAACTGCACGAAAAGCTCGAGCTGTCGAAGGCCCCGGGTAACCCCAAAGCGATCCAGAAGCGCAAGGACAAGGGCCTGCCGACGCCGCGCGAGCGCATCGACATGCTCCTCGACCCGGGCACGTTCGTCGAGATGGGCCAGCTGGCCCGCCAGCCCGGTGACGCGTCCAACCCGTACGGCGACGGTGTCGTCACCGGCCACGGCCTGGTCGACGGGCGTCCGGTCGCGGTGTTCGCGCACGACCAGACCGTCTTCGGCGGTGCCGCAGGCGAGATCTTCGGCCGCAAGGTCGCCGCCGTCAACGACTTCGCCATCAAGATCGGCTGCCCTGTCGTCGGCATCAACGAATCCGCGGGCGCGCGCATCCAGGACGCGGTGACGTCGCTCGCGTGGTATGCCGAGATGGGTCGTCGCCAGGAGCCGCTGTCGGGCATGTGCCCGCAGATCTCGATCATCCTCGGCAAGTGCGCCGGCGGTGCGGTGTACGCACCGATCAACACCGACATCGTGATCGCGACCGAAGAGTCGTACATGTTCGTCACCGGTCCGGACGTCATCAAGTCGGTCACCGGCGAGGACGTCAGCCTCGACGAGCTGGGTGGCGCCCGCCACCAGGCCGAGTACGGCAACATCCATCACGTCGCGGCCGACGAGAAGGCCGCGTTCGAGTACGCGCGCGAGTACCTGAGCTACATGCCGTCGAGCTGCACCGAGAAGCCTCCGATCATCAACCCGGGCCTCGAGCCGGAGATCACCGAGGACGATCTGTCGCTCGACGCGTTCATGCCCGACGCCGACAACGCCGGCTACGACATGCACGACATCCTCATCAAGATCTTCGACGACGGCGAGTTCCTCGAGGTCCGCAGCCAGTCTGCGCAGAACCTCATCACCGGCTTCGCACGAGTCGACGGCCGCCCGGTCGGCGTCGTCGCGAACCAGCCGATGCAGCTGTCTGGTGCGCTCGACGCCGCGGCGTCGGACAAGGGCGCGCACTTCGTGCGGGTCTGCAACGCGTACGACATTCCGCTGGTGTTCGTCGTCGACACTCCGGGCTTCCTGGTCGGTGTGGAGCAGGAGAAGGTCGGCGTCATCAAGCGTGGCGGTCGCTTCCTGTTCGCGTACGTCGAGGCGACCGTCCCGAAGGTTACTGTCGTGGTTCGTAAGGCGTACGGCGGCGCTTACGCGGTGATGGGCTCCAAGCAGCTCGGCGCCGACGTCAACCTGGCCTGGCCTACCGCCCGCATCGCGGTCATGGGTGCCGAGGGCGCGGTCAACCTCATCGGCCGCAAGCAGATCGAGGCCGCCGGCGACAACGCCCCCGCCGTCCGCGCGCAGCTCATCAACTTCTACAACGAGCATGTCGCGACGCCGTACATCGCGGCCGAGCGCGGCTACATCGACGCCGTCATCGAGCCGTCGACCACCCGCCTCGAGATCCGCAAGGCACTCACCCTGCTCCGCGACAAGACGGTGTTCAAGAACCCGCGCAAGCACCACTTGCTGCCGTTCTGA